A genome region from Carya illinoinensis cultivar Pawnee chromosome 2, C.illinoinensisPawnee_v1, whole genome shotgun sequence includes the following:
- the LOC122294928 gene encoding metalloendoproteinase 3-MMP-like — MAAKSFPFFSLITLGLLLALIALLFRTRTPPDSYDQNTSPFGFLKHLQGCHKGKKVKGIHDLKLYLEKFGYYHQTKNINTHANDDFDELLESAVKTYQQNYHLKATGILDAETISKMMAPRCGGADIINGTNSMQLGKKNHHHRMGLFHTVSHYSFMSPNAPKWPTSKYHLTYGFLPGTPTQAMSPVAQAFRTWAGNTHFTFSQAQALSNADITIGFGRRDHGDGSSFDGTGGTIAHAFAPTDGRFHYDADEPWSVGATPGAYDLETVALHEIGHLLGLGHSSVKGAIMEPGISQGVTKGLHADDIEGIKALYNVNTRKPLGCCLLFPTKKIIACHDKSSLDNSHHK; from the coding sequence ATGGCTGCTAAAAGTTTTCCCTTCTTCTCCTTGATCACTCTCGGCCTCCTCCTTGCCCTCATTGCCCTCCTTTTCCGTACAAGAACTCCGCCCGACTCTTATGACCAAAATACATCACCTTTCGGATTTCTCAAGCATCTTCAAGGATGCCACAAGGGTAAGAAGGTCAAAGGCATTCATGACCTCAAATTGTATCTTGAAAAGTTTGGTTATTATCACCAAACCAAAAACATCAACACACATGCCAATGATGATTTTGATGAACTCTTGGAATCAGCTGTCAAAACGTACCAGCAAAATTACCATTTAAAGGCCACTGGGATTTTGGATGCTGAAACGATATCCAAGATGATGGCGCCTCGTTGTGGCGGAGCAGATATCATCAATGGTACAAACTCGATGCAATTGGGCAAGAAGAATCATCACCACCGCATGGGCTTATTTCATACTGTTTCTCATTATAGTTTCATGTCCCCAAACGCCCCAAAGTGGCCAACCTCAAAGTATCATCTCACCTACGGGTTTCTCCCAGGAACCCCAACTCAAGCCATGAGTCCCGTCGCACAAGCTTTCCGAACATGGGCAGGAAACACCCACTTCACCTTCTCGCAAGCTCAAGCCCTATCAAACGCAGATATCACTATTGGTTTTGGTCGTAGGGATCATGGAGACGGGAGTTCTTTTGATGGAACTGGTGGAACCATTGCGCATGCTTTTGCGCCAACAGATGGAAGGTTCCACTATGATGCAGATGAACCCTGGAGCGTGGGTGCTACTCCTGGTGCATATGACTTGGAGACAGTTGCTTTGCATGAAATTGGGCACCTTCTTGGACTTGGGCATAGCTCAGTTAAAGGAGCAATCATGGAACCCGGTATCTCTCAAGGAGTGACTAAAGGCTTGCATGCAGACGATATTGAAGGAATTAAAGCCTTGTATAATGTTAATACAAGAAAACCGCTTGGTTGTTGTCTATTATTTCCTACGAAAAAGATTATTGCCTGTCATGATAAGTCTAGTTTAGACAATTCTCACCACAAATAG
- the LOC122294948 gene encoding metalloendoproteinase 3-MMP-like, translating to MSAKSFPRFSLITLGLILALIPLLSHATTPPHSSNQKTSPFGFLNHLQGCHKGDKVKGIHELKTYLEQFGYYHKTKNNSQANDDDFDELLESAVKTYQQNYHLKATGTLDAETVSKMMMPRCGVADIINGTNSMQSGKKNNHHRKGSFHAVSHYSFFQNAPKWPTSKYHLTYGFLPGTPTEAMSPVAQAFRTWAGNTHFTFSQAQALSNADITIGFGSMDHGDGSSFDGTGGTIAHAFAPTDGRFHYDADEPWSVGATPGAYDLETVALHEIGHLLGLGHSSVQGAIMESGISQGVTKGLHADDIAGIKALYNV from the coding sequence ATGTCTGCTAAAAGTTTTCCCCGCTTCTCCTTGATCACTCTCGGCCTAATCCTTGCCCTCATTCCTCTCCTTTCTCATGCAACAACTCCACCCCACTCTTCTAACCAAAAAACATCACCCTTTGGATTTCTCAATCATCTTCAGGGATGCCACAAGGGTGACAAGGTAAAAGGCATCCATGAACTCAAAACGTATCTTGAACAATTTGGTTATTAtcacaaaaccaaaaacaataGCCAAGCCAATGATGATGATTTTGATGAACTCCTAGAATCTGCAGTCAAAACATACCAGCAAAATTATCATCTAAAGGCCACTGGGACTTTAGATGCTGAAACGGTATCAAAGATGATGATGCCTCGTTGTGGCGTAGCAGATATCATCAATGGTACAAACTCAATGCAATCAGGCAAGAAGAATAATCACCACCGCAAGGGCTCATTTCATGCCGTCTCTCACTATAGCTTTTTCCAGAATGCTCCAAAGTGGCCAACCTCAAAGTATCATCTCACCTACGGGTTTCTCCCAGGAACCCCAACTGAAGCCATGAGTCCCGTTGCACAAGCTTTCCGAACGTGGGCAGGAAACACCCACTTCACCTTCTCGCAAGCTCAAGCCCTATCAAACGCAGATATCACTATTGGTTTTGGTAGTATGGATCATGGAGACGGGAGTTCTTTTGATGGAACTGGTGGAACCATTGCGCATGCTTTTGCGCCAACAGATGGACGGTTCCATTATGATGCAGATGAACCCTGGAGTGTGGGTGCTACTCCTGGTGCATATGACTTGGAAACAGTTGCTTTGCATGAAATTGGGCACCTTCTTGGACTCGGGCATAGCTCAGTTCAAGGAGCAATCATGGAATCCGGTATCTCTCAAGGAGTGACTAAAGGCTTGCATGCAGATGATATTGCAGGAATTAAAGCCTTATATAATGTTTGA